A window of Ammospiza caudacuta isolate bAmmCau1 chromosome 29, bAmmCau1.pri, whole genome shotgun sequence contains these coding sequences:
- the CNN1 gene encoding calponin-1, producing MSNAHFNRGPAYGLSAEVKNKLAQKYDPQHERELRVWIEGTTGRRIGDNFMDGLKDGVILCELINKLQPGSVPKVNEPVQNWHKLENIGNFLRAITRYGVKPHDIFEANDLFENTNHTQVQSTLIALASQAKTKGNNVGLGVKYAEKQQRRFQPEKLREGRNIIGLQMGTNKFASQQGMTAYGTRRHLYDPKLGTDQPLDQATISLQMGTNKGASQAGMTAPGTKRQIFEPALGMEHCDTMTIGLQMGSNKGASQTGMTVYGLPRQVYDPKYCGGPELLGLDGCDGHGGLYNSQ from the exons ATGTCCAACGCGCACTTCAACCGCGGCCCGGCCTACGGGCTCTCGGCCGAGGTGAAGAACAAG CTGGCTCAGAAGTACGACCCGCAGCACGAGCGGGAGCTCCGTGTGTGGATCGAGGGCACCACGGGGCGCCGGATCGGGGACAACTTCATGGACGGGCTCAAGGACGGCGTCATCCTCTGCGA GCTCATTAACAAGCTGCAGCCGGGCTCGGTGCCCAAGGTGAACGAACCCGTCCAGAACTGGCACAAG ctggagaacaTCGGGAACTTCCTGCGGGCCATCACGCGCTATGGGGTGAAGCCCCACGACATCTTCGAGGCCAACGACCTCTTCGAGAACACCAACCACACCCAGGTGCAGTCCACGCTCATCGCCCTCGCCAGCCAG GCCAAGACAAAGGGGAACAacgtggggctgggggtgaaaTACGCCGAGAAGCAGCAGCGGCGCTTCCAGCCCGAGAAGCTGCGCGAGGGCAGGAACATCATCGGGCTCCAG ATGGGCACCAACAAGTTCGCCAGCCAGCAGGGCATGACGGCGTACGGGACACGGCGACACCTGTACGACCCCAAGCTGGGCACGGACCAACCCCTGGACCAGGCCACCATCAGCCTGCAGATGGGCACCAACAAGGGCGCCAGCCag GCGGGGATGACGGCGCCGGGCACCAAGCGGCAGATCTTCGAGCCGGCGCTGGGCATGGAGCACTGCGACACCATGACCATCGGGCTGCAGATGGGCAGCAACAAGGGCGCCTCGCAGACCGGCATGACGGTGTACGGGCTGCCGCGCCAGGTCTACGACCCCAAGTACTGCGGCGGCCCCGAGCTGCTCGGCCTCGACGGCTGCGACGGCCACGGCGGCCTCTACAACTCGCAGTAG
- the ZNF653 gene encoding zinc finger protein 653 — MRTERRDAVTSSQRDIAGAGPEPGGGRKARGRPRLTDTDRARRRLESRKKYDVRRVYLGEAHGPWVELRRRSGWSDAKLAAYLLGLERGQRAGRRGKPWEQLPKKPKRKKRRRRNVNCLRHAVLWYEDHGQRCPYEPRLAELEPALGLLTTAVWQCERGHRYFQDLHPPLRAPSGSEGEDGEDWGVLGGLAAQGISSGSEAAPAPGGGPAVPPPPPPGGPAAPPEALEAVLCLPLPILRGGPGPPPTTLLLLGGVLGGLQEGGLGLEGLQQGPGGLQVLLQGGGGSAFTTPTTPEEPQPQGKTEEDEEEEEEPLLRLKQEEPPPPPPPPEPPRDPSPAEEPEGSAIIYEIPTEPESRSRRPRRSRRGRAPSPEPPEEPPGPLSCPHPTCGQVFGTLSSVQTHLRQVHRRPRAQVCPQPGCGRSFHLAEHLRRHTAEHSGAREFTCATCAKSFKRRNHLEVHRRTHTGERPLQCEVCGFRCRQRASLTWHMRRHGGLQGHPEPRGT, encoded by the exons ATGCGCACCGAGCGCCGCGACGCCGTGACATCATCACAACGCGACATTGCC ggggcggGCCCCGAGCCCGGCGGGGGCCGCAAAGCGCGGGGCCGGCCCCGCCTGACGGACACGGACCGCGCGCGGCGGCGGCTGGAGTCGCGCAAGAAGTACGACGTGCGGCGGGTGTACCTGGGCGAGGCGCACGGGCCCTGGGTGGAGCTGCGGCGCCGCAGCGGATGGAGCGACGCCAAGCTGGCGGCCtacctgctggggctggagcggGGCCAGCGCGCCGGGCGGCGCGG CAaaccctgggagcagctcccgaAGAAACCCAAACGCAAAAAGC GGCGCCGGCGGAACGTGAACTGCCTGCGGCACGCCGTGCTGTGGTACGAGGACCACGGACAGCGCTGCCCGTACGAGCCGCGCCTGGCGGAGCTGGAGCcggcgctggggctgctcaccACGGCCGTGTGGCAGTGCGAGCGCGGGCACCGCTACTTCCAGGACCTGCACCCGCCCCTGAGGGCCCCCAGCGGCTCCGAGGGCGAGGATGGTGAGgactggggggtcctggggggtttggCGGCTCAGGGGat CTCCTCGGGCTCTGAGGCCGCTCCAGCCCCGGGCGGGGGTCCCGCTGTgcccccccctcccccgcccGGGGGTCCCGCCGCCCCCCCCGAGGCTCTGGAGGCCGtgctgtgcctgcccctcccCATACTGAGGGGGGGGCCGGGACCCCCGCCCAccacgctgctgctgctggggggggtcctgggggggctCCAGGAGGGGGGGCTTggcctggaggggctccagcagggccCGGGGGggctccaggtgctgctccagggaggggGGGGCAGTGCCTTCACCACGCCCACCACACCTGAGGAGCCACAGCCGCAGGGCAAGACAG aggaggatgaggaggaggaggaggagccgcTGCTGAGGCTGAAGCAGGAGGAGccgccccccccgcccccccctccggagcccccccgggacccctccccagccgaGGAGCCCGAGGGGTCGGCGATCATCTATGAGATCCCCACGGAGCCGGAGAg CAGGTCCCGCAGGCCCCGGCGCAGCCGAAGgggccgagccccctccccagagccccccgagGAGCCCCCCGGGCCCCTGAGCTGCCCCCACCCCACCTGTGGGCAGGTGTTCGGGACCCTCAGCAGCGTACAG ACTCACCTGCGCCAGGTGCACCGCCGGCcccgtgcccaggtgtgcccccagCCCGGCTGTGGGAGGAGCTTCCACCTGGCCGAGCACCTGCGGCGCCACACGGCCGAGcactcag GTGCGCGGGAGTTCACCTGCGCCACCTGTGCCAAGTCCTTCAAGCGCAGGAACCACCTGGAGGTGCACAGGAGGACACACACGGGGGAGAGACCCCTGCA GTGTGAGGTGTGCGGGTTCCGCTGCCGCCAGCGcgcctccctcacctggcacATGCGGAGACacggggggctgcaggggcacccCGAGCCCCGCGGCACATAG
- the ECSIT gene encoding LOW QUALITY PROTEIN: evolutionarily conserved signaling intermediate in Toll pathway, mitochondrial (The sequence of the model RefSeq protein was modified relative to this genomic sequence to represent the inferred CDS: deleted 1 base in 1 codon) has protein sequence MRLGWLRALPRRLWGGPAAPELCRSLCQRPARVPAEGSDTNEGTPKPRRAPSRDPAEGDGPRGDTSGGDTSGGDTSGGATPKPPLRRLLRSRGSHHEHTHTGDTGDAGGRSDPGAAFEAALRELSRAPPGRGGRLALVEAALAALPALGAERSLGAYNALLRLLPRGAWVPRGPVQRLLFPFPRQQECGLRLLEQMEQYGVMPDAETRFLLLGVFGPRSRPMRKLQRMQFWLPRMRHLDPHPQPPRPLPPGLEAARLGLQRMACDPGAIISVIQAPVPDSGDDEGSVQPFIISCQSPDQQELLAQHGPARPVFVEGPFPLWLRGTLLKYFVLRGDPLPPHIRDPPPDPERSFYFPLHLELELERSPWDDDDFHDVDRVEEGPVLALCMAGGAQRPALARWIAALQERNPALANTPVIFRLHPGMEPGAEPPPRARLGQGSPPGTGLEPPEGREPGGEPPKTEGNKRGV, from the exons atgaggctgggctggctccgCGCCCTGCCCCGCCGCCTCTGGGGCGGCCCCGCAGCGCCGGAG ctctgtcgCAGTTTGTGCCAGCGCCCCGCGCGTGTCCCCGCCGAGGGGAGCGACACCAACGAGGGGACCCCGAAACCTCGCAGAGCCCCGAGCCGCGACCCCGCCGAGGGCGACGGCCCGAGGGGCGACACCTCGGGGGGCGACACCTCGGGGGGTGACACTTCAGGGGGTGCCACCCCCAAGCCCCCCCTGCGCCGCCTGCTCCGCTCCCGCGGGTCGCACCACGAGCACACCCACACCGGTGACACGGGTGACGCCGGCGGCCGCTCCGACCCCGGGGCCGCGTTCGAGGCGGCGCTGCGGGAGCTGTCCCGGGCCCCGCCGGGCCGCGGGGGCCGCCTGGCGCTGGTGGAGGCGGCGCTGGCGGCGCTGCCCGCGCTGGGCGCCGAGCGCAGCCTGGGCGCCTACAACGCCCTGCTCCGGCTGCTGCCCCGCGGGGCCTGGGTGCCCCGGGGCCCCgtgcagaggctgctgttcCCGTTCCCGCGGCAGCAGGAGTGCGGGCTGCGCCTGCTCGAGCAGATGGAGCAGTACG gtgTGATGCCGGACGCAGAGACGcggttcctgctgctgggggtgtTCGGGCCGCGCAGCCGGCCCATGCGGAAGCTGCAGCGGATGCAGTTCTGGCTGCCGCGCATGCGGCACCTGGACCCCCATCCGCAGCCCCCCCGGCCGCTGCCCCCCGGGCTGGAGGCTGCACGGCTGGGGCTGCAGCGCATGGCCTGCGACCCGGGGGCCATCATCAGTGTCATacag gcgCCAGTGCCGGACTCAGGGGACGATGAAGGCTCCGTCCAGCCCTTCATCATCA gctgtcagTCCCCAgaccagcaggagctgctggcccagcacGGCCCTGCCCGCCCGGTGTTCGTGGAGGGGCCGTTCCCGCTCTGGCTCCGCGGGACCCTCCTCAAATACTTCGTGCTAAGGGGGGACCCCCTGCCCCCCCACATCAGG gacccccccccgGACCCCGAGCGCAGTTTTTACTTCCCCCTtcacctggagctggagctggagcgcAGCCCCTGGGACGACGACGACTTCCACGACGTGGACAGAG TGGAGGAGGGCCCGGTGCTGGCGCTGTGCATGGCG GGGGGGGCCCAGCGCCCGGCCCTGGCCCGCTGGATCGCGGCGCTGCAGGAGCGGAACCCGGCCCTGGCCAACACCCCGGTGATCTTCCGCCTGCAcccggggatggagccgggggctgagccccccccGAGGGCCcggctgggccaggggagccCCCCGGGAACGGGGCTGGAGCCCCCCGAGGGGCGGGAGCCTGGGGGAGAGCCCCCGAAAACAGAGGGGAATAAACGGGGTGTGTGA